The following proteins are encoded in a genomic region of Paenibacillus sp. FSL H3-0469:
- a CDS encoding ABC transporter ATP-binding protein, whose protein sequence is MSAKLVMKQVTKTYGDGDRAMTVLNHLDLTVNEGEFIAVLGPSGSGKSTFLSAAGALLTPTSGEILLDGESLRDKDKGALTELRLKKIGFMFQSAQLLPFLKVEEQLLYVAKLAKLSQKEAKVRAAYLLKRLEIWERRNHYPEQLSGGEKQRVAIARAWMNKPAILFADEPTASLDYSRGREVVRMIADEVRSEGKAAVMVTHDERMLDWCDRVLHLEDGVLVEA, encoded by the coding sequence ATGAGTGCGAAATTAGTGATGAAGCAGGTAACCAAGACTTACGGGGATGGGGACCGGGCTATGACCGTGCTGAACCATCTGGACCTTACGGTGAACGAGGGCGAATTCATAGCAGTACTGGGGCCATCCGGCTCCGGCAAAAGCACGTTTCTCTCCGCAGCCGGTGCGCTGCTCACACCTACCAGCGGAGAGATTCTCCTCGACGGTGAATCGCTGCGTGACAAGGACAAAGGGGCACTAACGGAGCTGAGGCTGAAAAAAATCGGCTTCATGTTCCAAAGTGCGCAGCTGCTGCCGTTCCTGAAGGTAGAGGAGCAATTGCTCTATGTCGCGAAGCTGGCTAAGCTCAGCCAGAAGGAAGCGAAGGTGCGTGCCGCCTATCTGCTGAAGCGTCTGGAAATCTGGGAACGCCGCAACCATTACCCCGAACAGCTGTCCGGGGGCGAGAAGCAGCGGGTGGCGATTGCCCGGGCATGGATGAACAAGCCGGCCATTCTGTTCGCGGATGAACCTACAGCCAGCCTGGATTACAGCCGCGGCCGGGAAGTCGTGCGGATGATCGCCGACGAGGTGCGGAGCGAAGGCAAGGCCGCCGTGATGGTGACTCATGACGAACGGATGCTGGACTGGTGCGACCGGGTGCTGCATCTGGAGGATGGTGTGCTGGTTGAAGCTTAG